One Microbacterium marinum genomic window, CGTCTCGCTCGCCCCGGAGGTCATCTGATCATGGCGAACATCAAGAAGGGTGACCTGGTTCAGGTCATCAGCGGCCGCAAGCAGGACAAGGGCGGCGACCGCGGGAAGCAGGGCAAGGTCCTCGAGATCCTGGTCGAGCAGAACCGCGTCGTTGTGGAGGGCGTGAACTACGTCACGAAGCACACCCGCGTCGGCCAGTCGCAGCGCGGCACCAAGACGGGCGGCATCGAGACGATGGAAGCCCCGATCCACATCTCCAACGTGGCGCTGGTCGACCCGTCGACCAAGAAGCCGACCCGTGTCGGCCACCGCGTCGAGGAGCAGACGAAGGACGGCGTCAAGCGCACCGTTCGCGTCCGCTACGCCAAGAAGAGCGGCAAGGACCTCTGAATATGAGCAACGCAACTGCCGCGGTGGCTGGCAAGATCCAGCCCCGCCTGAAGCAGAAGTACCAGGGCGAGATCAAGAAGGCCCTGCAGGACGAGTTCGGCTACGCCAACGTCATGCAGATCCCCGGTCTCGTCAAGGTCGTCGTCAACACCGGTGTCGGTGAGGCTGCGCGCGACAGCAAGGTGATCGATGGTGCGGTCGACGACCTCACCAAGATCACCGGCCAGAAGCCCGTCGTCACCAAGGCCCGCAAGTCCATCGCGCAGTTCAAGCTGCGCGAGGGCCAGGCCATCGGCGCCCACGTCACCCTCCGTGGTGACCGCGCATGGGAGTTCGTCGACCGTCTCGTCAACCTGTCGCTGCCGCGCATCCGCGACTTCCGCGGCCTGTCGCCGAAGCAGTTCGACGGCAACGGCAACTACACGTTCGGCCTGCAGGAGCAGTCGGTCTTCCACGAGATCGACCAGGACAAGATCGACCGCGTCCGCGGCTTCGACATCACGATCGTCACTTCGGCGAAGACGGATGCCGAGGGTCGGGCGCTCCTGAAGCACCTCGGCTTCCCGTTCACCGCGACGGACGCCCAGGCGTAATCCGATAGAATCGATCGTTCGGCCTCGGGGCGTGCTCCGGGGCCGAACGAGCGCACAACTGAATATCGCAACTCATAGAAGGTCGGCTGTCGTGTAACGGCATCCGAAACCTCATGACAAAAGGACAACACTCATGACGATGACAGACCCGGTCGCAGATCTGCTGACCCGTCTGCGCAACGCGAACTCCGCGCACCACGACTCCGTCGCGCTGCCGAGCTCCAAGCTCAAGACCCACATCGCCGAGATCCTCCAGGCGGAGGGCTACATCTCCGGCTGGGAGGTCTCCGACGCCCGTGTCGGCCAGACCCTGACCCTCACGCTGAAGTACGGCCCGAACCGCGAGCGGTCGATCGCCGGCATCAAGCGCGTCTCGAAGCCGGGTCTCCGCGTGTACGCGAAGTCCACCGAGCTCCCCAAGGTCCTCGGCGGCCTGGGTGTGGCGATCCTGTCCACCTCCTCTGGCCTCCTCACGGACCGCCAGGCTGAGCAGAAGGGCGTCGGCGGGGAAGTCCTCGCCTACGTGTGGTGATCTGACATGTCGCGTATTGGACGACTTCCCATCGACATCCCCTCCGGCGTGACCGTCACGGTCTCCGGCCAGGACGTCGCTGTCAAGGGCCCCAAGGGCGAGCTCGCGCTCACCGTTGCACGGCCCATCGAGGTTGCGGTCGAGGAGAACCAGGTTCTCGTCTCGCGTCCCGACGACGAGCGCGAGTCCCGCGCTCTCCACGGGCTCACCCGCACCCTGATCAACAACAACATCATCGGCGTGACGCAGGGCTACACCAAGGGCCTCGAGGTCGTCGGCACCGGTTACCGCGTCGCTCAGAAGGGCACGGCGGTCGAGTTCGCACTCGGCTTCTCGCACCCCGTTCTGGTCGAGGCCCCCGAGGGCATCACGCTCACGGTCGAGGGCAACAACAAGGTCACCGTCGCCGGTATCTCGAAGCAGGCCGTCGGTGAGGCCGCCGCCAACATCCGCAAGATCCGCAAGCCCGAGCCGTACAAGGGCAAGGGTGTGCGGTACGCGGGCGAGGTCGTGCGCCGCAAGGCCGGAAAGAGTGGTAAGTAACCATGGCTCTGAAGAGCAAGTCCGACGCCCGTTCGCGTCGTCACGCCCGTCTTCGCAAGAAGATCGTGGGCACCGAGTCGCGTCCGCGCCTCGTTGTGACCCGCTCCGCCCGTCACGTCTTCGTCCAGCTGGTCGACGACAGCAAGGGCTTCACCGTGGCATCCGCTTCGACCCTCGAGGTCGACCTGCGCTCGTTCGACGGTGACAAG contains:
- the rplX gene encoding 50S ribosomal protein L24, with amino-acid sequence MANIKKGDLVQVISGRKQDKGGDRGKQGKVLEILVEQNRVVVEGVNYVTKHTRVGQSQRGTKTGGIETMEAPIHISNVALVDPSTKKPTRVGHRVEEQTKDGVKRTVRVRYAKKSGKDL
- the rplE gene encoding 50S ribosomal protein L5 produces the protein MSNATAAVAGKIQPRLKQKYQGEIKKALQDEFGYANVMQIPGLVKVVVNTGVGEAARDSKVIDGAVDDLTKITGQKPVVTKARKSIAQFKLREGQAIGAHVTLRGDRAWEFVDRLVNLSLPRIRDFRGLSPKQFDGNGNYTFGLQEQSVFHEIDQDKIDRVRGFDITIVTSAKTDAEGRALLKHLGFPFTATDAQA
- the rpsH gene encoding 30S ribosomal protein S8, whose product is MTMTDPVADLLTRLRNANSAHHDSVALPSSKLKTHIAEILQAEGYISGWEVSDARVGQTLTLTLKYGPNRERSIAGIKRVSKPGLRVYAKSTELPKVLGGLGVAILSTSSGLLTDRQAEQKGVGGEVLAYVW
- the rplF gene encoding 50S ribosomal protein L6, translated to MSRIGRLPIDIPSGVTVTVSGQDVAVKGPKGELALTVARPIEVAVEENQVLVSRPDDERESRALHGLTRTLINNNIIGVTQGYTKGLEVVGTGYRVAQKGTAVEFALGFSHPVLVEAPEGITLTVEGNNKVTVAGISKQAVGEAAANIRKIRKPEPYKGKGVRYAGEVVRRKAGKSGK
- the rplR gene encoding 50S ribosomal protein L18, with protein sequence MALKSKSDARSRRHARLRKKIVGTESRPRLVVTRSARHVFVQLVDDSKGFTVASASTLEVDLRSFDGDKTAKARKVGELVAERAKAVGVSDVVFDRGGNRYAGRVAAIADGAREGGLNL